One genomic window of Halogeometricum sp. S3BR5-2 includes the following:
- a CDS encoding Lrp/AsnC family transcriptional regulator has product MSRADVDRAELTDLDRAVVNAFQGGFPAVERPFEPAAAALRERGVDVSAADLLDRVRALDEAGVLTRFGALVNAEEIGGTATLVAMHAPEDRFEEVAELVNAHREVAHNYEREHPHLNMWFVVSVADEDRVDEVLAEIEAETGQETYNLPKQDEFRVEAKFMLDGPIPAGDVDLSHLGPDVEPEDRRTLTPAERDLVLEIQGGLPVTETPYADVAAALGAETDWVVRTIKRFELEGKIRRVGVIPNHYALGYTENGMTVWDVPDDAVEDVGPAVASLDFVTHCYRRPRHEGVWPYNFFAMTHGRSEAESEERIERVREVMAEHWDVGPRTTAEEQGDWDTLFSTRILKKTGIRMDERAEANTE; this is encoded by the coding sequence ATGAGCAGGGCCGACGTCGACAGAGCCGAGTTGACGGACCTCGACCGAGCCGTCGTCAACGCCTTCCAAGGAGGGTTCCCCGCGGTCGAGCGGCCGTTCGAACCGGCCGCGGCGGCGCTTCGAGAACGCGGAGTCGACGTGAGCGCCGCGGACCTCCTCGACCGCGTCCGCGCCCTCGACGAGGCGGGCGTGCTGACGCGCTTCGGCGCCCTCGTCAACGCCGAGGAGATAGGCGGCACGGCGACGCTGGTCGCCATGCACGCCCCCGAGGACCGCTTCGAGGAGGTGGCGGAACTGGTGAACGCCCACCGGGAGGTCGCACACAACTACGAGCGCGAACACCCACACCTCAACATGTGGTTCGTCGTGAGCGTCGCCGACGAGGACCGCGTCGACGAGGTGCTCGCGGAGATAGAGGCGGAGACGGGCCAAGAGACGTACAACCTCCCGAAGCAGGACGAGTTCCGCGTCGAGGCGAAGTTCATGCTCGACGGCCCGATTCCGGCGGGCGACGTGGACCTCTCGCATCTCGGACCCGACGTGGAACCCGAGGACCGCCGGACGCTGACGCCCGCCGAACGCGACCTCGTGTTGGAGATTCAGGGCGGCCTTCCGGTGACGGAGACGCCGTACGCCGACGTGGCGGCGGCGCTGGGCGCGGAGACCGACTGGGTCGTCCGGACGATAAAGCGGTTCGAACTGGAAGGGAAGATTCGCCGGGTGGGCGTCATCCCGAACCACTACGCTCTCGGCTACACCGAGAACGGGATGACCGTCTGGGACGTTCCCGACGACGCGGTCGAGGACGTCGGCCCCGCCGTCGCCTCCCTGGACTTCGTGACGCACTGCTACCGGCGGCCCCGCCACGAGGGCGTCTGGCCGTACAACTTCTTCGCCATGACGCACGGGCGCTCCGAGGCGGAGAGCGAGGAGCGCATCGAACGGGTCCGCGAGGTGATGGCCGAGCACTGGGACGTCGGCCCGCGGACCACGGCCGAAGAGCAGGGCGACTGGGACACGCTGTTCTCGACGCGCATCCTGAAGAAGACGGGAATCAGAATGGACGAACGGGCCGAGGCGAACACGGAGTGA
- a CDS encoding DUF5778 family protein: MSETVDDDLYKRTLALLEPGDIELLGAVVHTDLGSDEDLEMQELTVDINEVIAGRAGKGETYIYAGNDDTDFSSNQFQGLTLDDEEFVWECQQLLRDGTFDLVFYYEANVDQDALVSDLESLDRVDRVTPVP, encoded by the coding sequence ATGAGCGAGACCGTAGACGACGACCTCTACAAACGCACGCTGGCGCTCCTGGAACCCGGCGACATCGAACTCCTCGGCGCCGTCGTCCACACCGACCTCGGCAGCGACGAGGACCTGGAGATGCAGGAACTCACCGTCGACATCAACGAAGTCATCGCCGGGCGCGCGGGGAAGGGCGAGACGTACATCTACGCCGGCAACGACGACACCGACTTCTCCTCGAACCAGTTTCAGGGACTCACCCTCGACGACGAGGAGTTCGTCTGGGAGTGTCAGCAACTCCTCCGCGACGGCACCTTCGACCTCGTGTTCTACTACGAGGCGAACGTCGACCAGGACGCCCTCGTCTCCGACCTCGAATCCCTCGACAGGGTCGACCGCGTGACGCCAGTCCCCTGA
- a CDS encoding undecaprenyl diphosphate synthase family protein: MGLYDGYLAYRLRRHDADPPSHVAVVITERDLLEQGAYETLSQFLEWAFEFGAERVTVSVSVLDEAVVETLERELREVESPRPVAVRGPGDRERADEPVQVSIGLGGKREFADAVRDIAEDVEAGDISPEDIGADHVEERLVFPDEPDLLIKTGAERLSDFMIWQSVYSELYFTDVNWRDFRKRDYLRAVLDYQNRQRRFGR; encoded by the coding sequence GTGGGACTGTACGATGGTTACCTCGCCTACCGACTCCGGCGACACGATGCGGACCCTCCCTCACACGTCGCCGTCGTCATCACCGAACGCGACCTGCTCGAACAGGGGGCCTACGAGACCCTGTCACAGTTCCTCGAGTGGGCGTTCGAGTTCGGCGCCGAACGCGTCACCGTCTCGGTGAGCGTCCTCGACGAGGCCGTCGTCGAAACGCTCGAACGCGAACTCCGCGAGGTGGAGTCACCCCGCCCCGTCGCCGTCCGCGGTCCGGGCGACAGGGAACGCGCCGACGAACCCGTACAGGTGAGCATCGGCCTCGGCGGCAAGCGCGAGTTCGCCGACGCGGTGCGCGACATCGCCGAGGACGTGGAGGCCGGCGACATCTCCCCGGAGGACATCGGCGCCGACCACGTCGAGGAGCGACTCGTCTTCCCCGACGAACCCGACCTGCTCATCAAGACGGGCGCCGAACGCCTCTCGGATTTCATGATCTGGCAGTCCGTCTACTCGGAACTGTACTTCACGGACGTGAACTGGCGGGACTTCAGGAAGCGGGACTATCTGCGGGCCGTCCTGGACTACCAGAACCGACAGCGGCGGTTCGGTCGATAG
- a CDS encoding precorrin-2 dehydrogenase/sirohydrochlorin ferrochelatase family protein: MIPLYHDFTEESVLVFGGGAVGARKARRFAREADVTVVAPSFEFEADDYGGADLIEASPAPAEVADWVARYDPALVVAATDDGAVNDAAERAAREAGALVNRADASGDEERHARSVVVPATVEDGDVRVAISTGGASPALAKHLRERIETELEGAGAMADLTGRLRTELRESDRTPRERRDAVRAVVRSERVWKALRTGKSKARQEADRVIRNTGGGER; encoded by the coding sequence GTGATACCGCTGTACCACGACTTCACGGAGGAATCGGTGCTCGTCTTCGGCGGCGGCGCCGTCGGCGCGCGGAAGGCGCGGCGCTTCGCCCGCGAGGCGGACGTGACCGTCGTCGCGCCGTCGTTCGAGTTCGAGGCGGACGACTACGGCGGCGCCGACTTGATAGAGGCGTCGCCGGCGCCCGCGGAGGTGGCCGACTGGGTCGCCCGGTACGACCCCGCGTTAGTCGTCGCCGCGACGGACGACGGGGCGGTGAACGACGCCGCCGAACGCGCCGCCCGGGAGGCCGGCGCGCTTGTGAACCGCGCGGACGCGAGCGGCGACGAGGAGCGCCACGCCCGGAGCGTCGTCGTCCCCGCCACCGTCGAGGACGGCGACGTGCGGGTCGCGATTTCGACGGGCGGAGCGAGTCCCGCCCTCGCGAAACATCTGCGCGAGCGAATCGAGACCGAACTCGAGGGCGCGGGGGCGATGGCCGACCTGACGGGACGGCTTCGAACGGAACTGCGGGAGAGCGACCGCACCCCCCGAGAACGGCGGGACGCGGTGCGCGCCGTCGTGCGGTCGGAGCGGGTTTGGAAGGCTTTACGTACGGGGAAATCCAAGGCCCGCCAAGAGGCAGACCGAGTGATACGTAACACTGGAGGAGGTGAACGATGA
- the uppS gene encoding polyprenyl diphosphate synthase → MRQWLRRQFNGAYERTLRRELGNGPAHVAIIQDGNRRYARNHGDDAPDGHKAGAKTTERVLDWCDEAGVEELTLYAFSTENFDRPDDELEPLFDLIESKLYEFADAERVHDSEVRICAIGQTDRLPDRLGEAIDYAEGKTGHYDGFRLNIALAYGGRAELLGAARDVARDVQTGDLSASDVSLDAIDERLCRRPARDVDLIIRTGGDERTSNFLPWHANGNEAAVYFCAPYWPEFSKVDFLRGLRTYESREKSWQRTRTERAVALVRSAAETELAEAKTVAGRLREQLPSAGAERVVAELERQDDAAEFERQKETAELAD, encoded by the coding sequence ATGAGACAGTGGCTTCGTCGACAGTTCAACGGCGCCTACGAGCGCACGCTCCGCCGTGAACTCGGAAACGGCCCCGCGCACGTCGCCATCATCCAGGACGGCAACCGCCGGTACGCACGGAACCACGGCGACGACGCGCCCGACGGGCACAAGGCGGGCGCGAAGACGACCGAGCGAGTGCTCGATTGGTGCGACGAGGCCGGCGTCGAGGAACTGACGCTGTACGCCTTCTCGACGGAGAACTTCGACCGCCCCGACGACGAACTCGAACCGCTGTTCGACCTCATCGAGTCGAAACTGTACGAGTTCGCGGACGCCGAACGCGTCCACGACTCCGAGGTGCGCATCTGCGCCATCGGACAGACGGACCGCCTCCCGGACCGCCTCGGCGAGGCCATCGACTACGCGGAGGGGAAAACCGGCCACTACGACGGCTTCCGCCTCAACATCGCCCTCGCGTACGGCGGCCGGGCCGAACTGCTCGGCGCCGCCCGCGACGTGGCCCGCGACGTGCAGACGGGCGACCTCTCGGCGTCGGACGTCTCCCTCGACGCGATAGACGAACGGCTCTGCCGCCGCCCCGCCCGCGACGTGGACCTCATCATCCGCACCGGCGGCGACGAGCGCACCTCGAACTTCCTCCCGTGGCACGCCAACGGCAACGAGGCGGCCGTCTACTTCTGTGCGCCCTACTGGCCGGAGTTCTCGAAGGTGGACTTCCTCCGCGGCCTCCGGACGTACGAGTCCCGCGAGAAATCCTGGCAGCGCACGCGGACCGAGCGAGCGGTCGCACTCGTCCGCTCCGCGGCCGAGACCGAGTTGGCGGAGGCGAAAACCGTCGCCGGTCGCCTGCGCGAGCAGTTGCCCTCCGCCGGCGCCGAGCGAGTCGTCGCCGAGTTGGAGCGACAGGACGACGCCGCGGAGTTCGAACGGCAGAAAGAGACGGCCGAGTTGGCGGACTGA